The following proteins are co-located in the Doryrhamphus excisus isolate RoL2022-K1 chromosome 15, RoL_Dexc_1.0, whole genome shotgun sequence genome:
- the cpt1a2b gene encoding carnitine O-palmitoyltransferase 1, liver isoform isoform X2 produces the protein MAEAHQAVAFQFTITPEGIDLQLSYQALNQIYLSGVRSWKKRVSRIRNRVIKGVYPASPSSWLFVVIAILATMYMRSDPSMGLIAKIQQHLPLSLHVSLSAQGQTMLSALVFSTLLWLSLILALRFCLKLLLSYHQWMFEQHGRVSNTTKIWVTLLRLLSSRKPLLYSYQTSLPHLPVPAIKDTLSRYLESVRPLLADADFKRMTKLASEFECNLGNRLQRYLKLKALWATNYVSDWWEEYIYLRSRGPIMVNSNYYGMDFLYVTPTSVQAARAGNTITAMLLYRRKVNREELKPSRVPGTVIPLCAAQYERMFNTTRTPGTETDVLQHWLDSEYVAVYHKGRYFRLWVYRAGRLLSPREIEYQIQKILDDPSPPQPGEEKLGALTAGDRIPWSQMRKQYFSTGVNKRSLDAIEKAAFFVTLDDEEQGMRGDDPRGNLDRYAKSLLHGKCYDRWYDKSFSVVIYKNGKNGLNAEHSWADAPTVAHLWEYTLATDAFHLGYTEDGHCKGDVDRSLPHPQRLIWDISPEVQAQVCSSLAVAQALANDVDCHVFPFRDFGKGRIKKLRVSPDAFIQIALQLAYYRDRGGFSLTYEASMTRLFREGRTETVRSCSNESSAFVKALESAEPADHCCHLFRLASERHQNLYRLAMTGAGIDRHLFCLYVVSKYLGVESAFLKEVLSEPWRLSTSQTPVQQMELFDLKNHPEFVSLGGGFGPVADDGYGVSYIIVGEDMINFHVSSKYSCSETDSHRFGAQINKALQDIMALLSANTKTPSSKSAAQPQSKKMC, from the exons ATGGCAGAGGCACATCAGGCTGTGGCGTTCCAGTTCACCATAACACCGGAGGGCATCGATCTGCAGCTTTCCTATCAAGCCCTCAACCAGATCTACCTGTCTGGAGTACGATCGTGGAAAAAGCGTGTCAGCCGCATTAGG AACCGGGTGATCAAGGGAGTGTACCCAGCCAGCCCTTCATCATGGCTTTTTGTCGTCATCGCCATCTTAGCCACAATGTACATGCGCTCTGATCCCAGCATGGGGCTCATTGCCAAGATACAGCAACACCTTCCCCTCAG CCTGCATGTGTCTCTCAGCGCTCAGGGTCAGACGATGCTGTCTGCACTGGTCTTCAGCACGCTGCTGTGGCTCTCCCTCATCCTCGCTCTCAGGTTCTGCCTCAAGCTGCTTCTCTCCTACCACCAGTGGATGTTCGAGCAGCACGGTCGCGTCTCCAACACCACTAAAATCTGGGTG ACTCTCCTGAGGCTCTTATCAAGCAGGAAGCCTCTACTATACAGCTATCAAACGTCCCTACCTCATCTCCCTGTTCCTGCCATAAAGGACACACTGAGCAGG tacTTGGAGTCAGTGCGCCCTCTGTTGGCTGATGCAGATTTTAAACGGATGACAAAATTGGCCTCCGAGTTTGAGTGTAACCTGGGGAATCGCCTCCAGCGCTACTTGAAGCTTAAAGCTCTCTGGGCTACTAACTAT GTGAGTGACTGGTGGGAGGAGTACATTTACCTGCGAAGCCGAGGCCCCATAATGGTGAACAGTAACTACTATGGCATG GACTTCCTGTATGTGACTCCAACTTCTGTGCAAGCTGCCAGGGCAGGCAACACAATCACTGCAATGCTCCTGTACCGCAGGAAAGTCAACAGGGAGGAACTCAAACCG AGCCGTGTTCCTGGTACTGTCATCCCTCTGTGTGCTGCCCAATATGAGAGAATGTTCAATACAACACGTACTCCAGGAACTGAGACGG ATGTTCTGCAGCACTGGCTGGACAGTGAATATGTAGCTGTGTACCACAAGGGACGCTATTTCCGTTTGTGGGTGTACCGGGCCGGCCGTCTGCTCTCTCCTCGGGAAATTGAGTACCAGATTCAGAAGATTCTGGATGACCCTTCACCCCCACAGCCTGGAGAGGAAAAACTAGGAGCTCTCACCGCTGGAGACAG GATTCCTTGGTCTCAGATGAGGAAGCAATACTTCAGCACCGGCGTCAACAAGCGGTCACTGGATGCCATCGAGAAGGCAGCCTTCTTCGTAACCCTGGATGACGAAGAGCAAGGCATGAGGGGAGACGACCCGAGAGGAAACTTGGATCGCTATGCTAAGTCGCTGCTCCATGGCAAATGTTATGACAG ATGGTATGATAAATCATTTTCAGTTGTGATCTACAAGAATGGGAAGAACGGACTAAATGCTGAGCACTCCTGGGCTGATGCACCGACCGTGGCTCATCTTTGGGAG TACACATTAGCCACAGATGCTTTCCATCTGGGATACACCGAGGATGGACACTGTAAGGGTGATGTGGACCGTTCACTACCTCACCCACAGAGGCTCATCTGGGACATCTCACCAGAG GTTCAGGCCCAAGTGTGCAGCTCTCTTGCTGTTGCACAGGCACTGGCCAATGATGTGGACTGCCACGTCTTCCCCTTCAGAGATTTTGGAAAAGGTCGCATTAAGAAGCTTCGGGTCAGCCCTGATGCATTCATCCAGATCGCTCTACAGCTAGCTTACTACAGG GATCGTGGAGGTTTCTCTCTGACTTACGAGGCCTCAATGACCCGTCTTTTCAGGGAAGGACGAACGGAGACTGTGCGATCCTGCTCCAATGAGAGCAGTGCTTTTGTCAAAGCTTTAGAGAGTGCAGAG cCAGCAGACCACTGTTGCCATCTCTTTAGATTGGCTTCAGAGAGACACCAGAATCTTTATCGCTTGGCAATGACTGGAGCAGGAATTGACCGCCACCTCTTCTGCCTGTATGTCGTCTCTAAATATCTGGGAGTGGAGTCAGCTTTCCTCAAAGAG GTTTTGTCAGAGCCTTGGCGTCTCTCCACTAGTCAGACACCAGTTCAGCAGATGGAACTGTTTGACCTGAAGAACCACCCGGAATTTGTATCACTTGGCGGAGGTTTCGGACCT GTTGCTGACGATGGTTACGGTGTTTCTTATATCATCGTGGGTGAGGATATGATCAACTTCCATGTGTCGTCCAAGTACTCCTGCTCTGAGACT GACTCCCACAGGTTTGGAGCTCAGATAAACAAAGCTCTCCAAGATATCATGGCTCTCCTTTCTGCCAACACCAAAACTCCATCGTCCAAATCCGCAGCCCAGCCTCAGTCCAAGAAGATGTGCTGA
- the cpt1a2b gene encoding carnitine O-palmitoyltransferase 1, liver isoform isoform X1, which produces MAEAHQAVAFQFTITPEGIDLQLSYQALNQIYLSGVRSWKKRVSRIRNRVIKGVYPASPSSWLFVVIAILATMYMRSDPSMGLIAKIQQHLPLSLHVSLSAQGQTMLSALVFSTLLWLSLILALRFCLKLLLSYHQWMFEQHGRVSNTTKIWVTLLRLLSSRKPLLYSYQTSLPHLPVPAIKDTLSRYLESVRPLLADADFKRMTKLASEFECNLGNRLQRYLKLKALWATNYVSDWWEEYIYLRSRGPIMVNSNYYGMDFLYVTPTSVQAARAGNTITAMLLYRRKVNREELKPSRVPGTVIPLCAAQYERMFNTTRTPGTETGNKHTSPHTICMQLSISIIILFCATDVLQHWLDSEYVAVYHKGRYFRLWVYRAGRLLSPREIEYQIQKILDDPSPPQPGEEKLGALTAGDRIPWSQMRKQYFSTGVNKRSLDAIEKAAFFVTLDDEEQGMRGDDPRGNLDRYAKSLLHGKCYDRWYDKSFSVVIYKNGKNGLNAEHSWADAPTVAHLWEYTLATDAFHLGYTEDGHCKGDVDRSLPHPQRLIWDISPEVQAQVCSSLAVAQALANDVDCHVFPFRDFGKGRIKKLRVSPDAFIQIALQLAYYRDRGGFSLTYEASMTRLFREGRTETVRSCSNESSAFVKALESAEPADHCCHLFRLASERHQNLYRLAMTGAGIDRHLFCLYVVSKYLGVESAFLKEVLSEPWRLSTSQTPVQQMELFDLKNHPEFVSLGGGFGPVADDGYGVSYIIVGEDMINFHVSSKYSCSETDSHRFGAQINKALQDIMALLSANTKTPSSKSAAQPQSKKMC; this is translated from the exons ATGGCAGAGGCACATCAGGCTGTGGCGTTCCAGTTCACCATAACACCGGAGGGCATCGATCTGCAGCTTTCCTATCAAGCCCTCAACCAGATCTACCTGTCTGGAGTACGATCGTGGAAAAAGCGTGTCAGCCGCATTAGG AACCGGGTGATCAAGGGAGTGTACCCAGCCAGCCCTTCATCATGGCTTTTTGTCGTCATCGCCATCTTAGCCACAATGTACATGCGCTCTGATCCCAGCATGGGGCTCATTGCCAAGATACAGCAACACCTTCCCCTCAG CCTGCATGTGTCTCTCAGCGCTCAGGGTCAGACGATGCTGTCTGCACTGGTCTTCAGCACGCTGCTGTGGCTCTCCCTCATCCTCGCTCTCAGGTTCTGCCTCAAGCTGCTTCTCTCCTACCACCAGTGGATGTTCGAGCAGCACGGTCGCGTCTCCAACACCACTAAAATCTGGGTG ACTCTCCTGAGGCTCTTATCAAGCAGGAAGCCTCTACTATACAGCTATCAAACGTCCCTACCTCATCTCCCTGTTCCTGCCATAAAGGACACACTGAGCAGG tacTTGGAGTCAGTGCGCCCTCTGTTGGCTGATGCAGATTTTAAACGGATGACAAAATTGGCCTCCGAGTTTGAGTGTAACCTGGGGAATCGCCTCCAGCGCTACTTGAAGCTTAAAGCTCTCTGGGCTACTAACTAT GTGAGTGACTGGTGGGAGGAGTACATTTACCTGCGAAGCCGAGGCCCCATAATGGTGAACAGTAACTACTATGGCATG GACTTCCTGTATGTGACTCCAACTTCTGTGCAAGCTGCCAGGGCAGGCAACACAATCACTGCAATGCTCCTGTACCGCAGGAAAGTCAACAGGGAGGAACTCAAACCG AGCCGTGTTCCTGGTACTGTCATCCCTCTGTGTGCTGCCCAATATGAGAGAATGTTCAATACAACACGTACTCCAGGAACTGAGACGGGTAAcaaacatacatctccacataCAATATGTATGCAATTATCAATTAGCATAATAATCCTCTTCTGTGCTACAGATGTTCTGCAGCACTGGCTGGACAGTGAATATGTAGCTGTGTACCACAAGGGACGCTATTTCCGTTTGTGGGTGTACCGGGCCGGCCGTCTGCTCTCTCCTCGGGAAATTGAGTACCAGATTCAGAAGATTCTGGATGACCCTTCACCCCCACAGCCTGGAGAGGAAAAACTAGGAGCTCTCACCGCTGGAGACAG GATTCCTTGGTCTCAGATGAGGAAGCAATACTTCAGCACCGGCGTCAACAAGCGGTCACTGGATGCCATCGAGAAGGCAGCCTTCTTCGTAACCCTGGATGACGAAGAGCAAGGCATGAGGGGAGACGACCCGAGAGGAAACTTGGATCGCTATGCTAAGTCGCTGCTCCATGGCAAATGTTATGACAG ATGGTATGATAAATCATTTTCAGTTGTGATCTACAAGAATGGGAAGAACGGACTAAATGCTGAGCACTCCTGGGCTGATGCACCGACCGTGGCTCATCTTTGGGAG TACACATTAGCCACAGATGCTTTCCATCTGGGATACACCGAGGATGGACACTGTAAGGGTGATGTGGACCGTTCACTACCTCACCCACAGAGGCTCATCTGGGACATCTCACCAGAG GTTCAGGCCCAAGTGTGCAGCTCTCTTGCTGTTGCACAGGCACTGGCCAATGATGTGGACTGCCACGTCTTCCCCTTCAGAGATTTTGGAAAAGGTCGCATTAAGAAGCTTCGGGTCAGCCCTGATGCATTCATCCAGATCGCTCTACAGCTAGCTTACTACAGG GATCGTGGAGGTTTCTCTCTGACTTACGAGGCCTCAATGACCCGTCTTTTCAGGGAAGGACGAACGGAGACTGTGCGATCCTGCTCCAATGAGAGCAGTGCTTTTGTCAAAGCTTTAGAGAGTGCAGAG cCAGCAGACCACTGTTGCCATCTCTTTAGATTGGCTTCAGAGAGACACCAGAATCTTTATCGCTTGGCAATGACTGGAGCAGGAATTGACCGCCACCTCTTCTGCCTGTATGTCGTCTCTAAATATCTGGGAGTGGAGTCAGCTTTCCTCAAAGAG GTTTTGTCAGAGCCTTGGCGTCTCTCCACTAGTCAGACACCAGTTCAGCAGATGGAACTGTTTGACCTGAAGAACCACCCGGAATTTGTATCACTTGGCGGAGGTTTCGGACCT GTTGCTGACGATGGTTACGGTGTTTCTTATATCATCGTGGGTGAGGATATGATCAACTTCCATGTGTCGTCCAAGTACTCCTGCTCTGAGACT GACTCCCACAGGTTTGGAGCTCAGATAAACAAAGCTCTCCAAGATATCATGGCTCTCCTTTCTGCCAACACCAAAACTCCATCGTCCAAATCCGCAGCCCAGCCTCAGTCCAAGAAGATGTGCTGA